The following proteins are co-located in the Agromyces laixinhei genome:
- the hemQ gene encoding hydrogen peroxide-dependent heme synthase — protein sequence MSSPAAEAAADALRTESESGESPEGFTVFAVFRRDPARPDDYDGHDVRRIVEELDGVISLVENEGTTVRGIYDVSGLRADADVMLWLHGPTAEGLQWSLRELRRARILRYLLPTWNAMGVHRDAEFNKQHVPGFLRGIEPKGWLTVYPFVRSYEWYLLPGEERSRMLADHGRKGAAFRGAIANTVSAFALGDYEWLLPIESDELTELVDLMRELRNTDARRHVREEVPFYTGRRITSAELVEVLQ from the coding sequence ATGTCTTCCCCCGCTGCCGAAGCGGCAGCCGACGCGCTCCGTACCGAATCCGAATCCGGCGAGTCCCCCGAGGGTTTCACGGTGTTCGCCGTGTTCCGCCGCGACCCGGCGAGGCCAGACGACTACGACGGCCACGACGTGCGCCGCATCGTCGAAGAACTCGACGGCGTCATCTCCCTCGTCGAGAACGAGGGCACGACCGTTCGCGGCATCTACGACGTCTCGGGCCTCCGCGCCGACGCCGACGTCATGCTCTGGCTCCACGGGCCCACCGCCGAAGGGCTGCAGTGGTCGCTCCGCGAACTCCGCCGTGCCCGCATCCTCCGGTACCTCCTGCCGACCTGGAACGCCATGGGCGTGCACCGCGATGCCGAGTTCAACAAGCAGCACGTGCCGGGGTTCCTTCGCGGCATCGAGCCCAAGGGGTGGCTCACGGTCTACCCGTTCGTGCGCAGTTACGAGTGGTACCTGCTGCCCGGCGAGGAGCGCAGCCGCATGCTCGCCGACCACGGCCGCAAGGGCGCCGCGTTCCGCGGTGCGATCGCGAACACCGTCAGCGCCTTCGCCCTCGGCGACTACGAGTGGCTGCTGCCCATCGAGTCCGACGAGCTCACCGAACTCGTCGACCTGATGCGGGAGCTGCGCAACACCGACGCCCGCCGCCACGTGCGCGAAGAGGTGCCGTTCTACACGGGCCGGCGCATCACGAGCGCCGAGCTCGTGGAGGTGCTGCAGTAG
- a CDS encoding oxidoreductase, which yields MAFTVMSFTVNGIHRKGIHMTTILITGASSGIGARTAAKLAAGGATVFGAARTTSAIASIDGVTPVPLDLTDEGSIRNAVATITRAVDEIDVLINCAGYGEFGTVEETSLADARRHLEVNVLGAVGLIQAVLPGMRTAGHGRIVNVSSLAGEFAAPLGGWYHASKFALEAVSDSLRGEVAQFGIDVTVVQPSYVATDWHDDAMERLESSSSHGPYASMATAMSKYFANPALTKQFSSPDAVATLIAKAALTPRPRTRYRIGPGSNIAVALATLLPDRAFDALTRKQFGYA from the coding sequence ATGGCATTCACTGTAATGTCATTTACTGTGAATGGCATTCACAGAAAGGGTATTCACATGACGACGATTCTGATCACCGGCGCATCCTCCGGCATCGGCGCGCGCACCGCCGCGAAGCTCGCGGCGGGTGGCGCGACCGTCTTCGGCGCTGCCCGCACGACGAGCGCCATCGCGAGCATCGACGGCGTCACGCCCGTGCCGCTCGATCTCACCGACGAAGGCTCGATCCGGAACGCGGTGGCCACCATCACCCGGGCTGTCGACGAGATCGATGTGCTCATCAACTGCGCCGGCTACGGCGAGTTCGGCACCGTCGAAGAGACCTCTCTCGCAGACGCCCGCCGGCATCTCGAGGTGAACGTGCTCGGCGCCGTCGGGCTCATCCAGGCCGTGCTCCCGGGCATGCGCACGGCGGGCCACGGGCGAATCGTCAATGTCTCCTCGCTCGCCGGCGAGTTCGCAGCCCCGTTGGGCGGCTGGTACCACGCTTCGAAGTTCGCCCTCGAGGCGGTCTCCGATTCCCTGCGCGGGGAGGTCGCGCAATTCGGCATCGACGTCACCGTGGTGCAGCCGAGCTACGTCGCCACTGATTGGCACGACGACGCGATGGAGCGACTCGAAAGCTCGTCGTCACACGGCCCGTACGCGTCGATGGCGACGGCCATGAGCAAGTACTTCGCGAATCCGGCACTCACGAAGCAATTCTCGAGCCCCGACGCCGTTGCGACGCTGATCGCCAAGGCCGCGTTGACCCCGCGGCCACGCACGCGCTACCGGATCGGGCCCGGATCGAACATCGCGGTCGCGCTGGCGACGCTACTTCCCGATCGCGCGTTCGACGCGCTGACGCGAAAGCAGTTCGGCTACGCGTGA
- the hemC gene encoding hydroxymethylbilane synthase: protein MTSVIRVGTRGSALAMAQTRQISERLAAAAKAEIELVPITTKGDTSRASLATIGGTGVFAAALREALLAGECDVVVHSLKDLPTAEHEGLRLGAVPKRADARDALCARDGFTLATLPEGARVGTGSPRRIAQLGAARPDVVAVDLRGNIDTRLEHVFGDDPSLDAVLLAAAGLDRLGRSDAVTELLPLEEWPTAPGQGALAIEVRREDGDPQLERALEAVDHRTTRATVLAERLVLAGLEAGCSAPIGATAFTEDELLFLTATVYSADGARRIVSSHAATPESRSAADLADAARDIAERAVAELLGNGAADLAPPEGPL, encoded by the coding sequence ATGACCTCCGTGATCCGCGTCGGCACCCGGGGCAGCGCCCTCGCGATGGCCCAGACCCGTCAGATCTCGGAGCGGCTCGCCGCGGCCGCGAAGGCCGAGATCGAGCTCGTGCCGATCACCACGAAGGGTGACACCTCACGGGCCTCCCTCGCGACGATCGGCGGCACCGGAGTCTTCGCCGCGGCGCTCCGCGAAGCACTCCTCGCCGGTGAATGCGACGTCGTCGTGCACTCGTTGAAAGACCTGCCGACCGCCGAGCACGAGGGGCTGCGACTCGGCGCGGTGCCGAAGCGAGCCGATGCCCGCGACGCGCTCTGCGCGCGAGACGGGTTCACGCTCGCGACGTTGCCCGAGGGCGCGCGCGTCGGCACCGGCTCGCCGCGTCGCATCGCCCAGCTCGGCGCCGCCCGCCCCGATGTCGTCGCGGTCGACCTGCGCGGCAACATCGACACCCGCCTCGAGCACGTCTTCGGCGACGACCCGAGCCTCGACGCCGTGCTGCTCGCCGCCGCCGGCCTCGACCGGCTCGGCCGCTCCGATGCCGTGACCGAGCTGCTTCCGCTCGAGGAATGGCCGACCGCACCCGGCCAGGGTGCGCTCGCGATCGAGGTCCGCCGGGAGGACGGCGACCCCCAGCTCGAGCGCGCGCTCGAGGCGGTCGACCACCGGACGACCCGTGCCACGGTGCTCGCCGAGCGGCTCGTGCTCGCCGGTCTCGAGGCGGGTTGTTCGGCTCCCATCGGCGCCACGGCGTTCACCGAAGACGAACTTCTGTTCCTGACGGCGACGGTGTACAGTGCCGACGGGGCCCGGCGAATCGTGAGTTCGCACGCGGCAACCCCCGAGAGCCGCTCGGCCGCCGACCTGGCGGATGCGGCACGCGACATCGCCGAACGCGCAGTCGCAGAACTTCTCGGCAACGGCGCCGCTGATCTTGCACCACCAGAGGGGCCGCTGTGA
- a CDS encoding DUF1772 domain-containing protein has product MDIIIPIAAILAILGVAVIFGADVLAAVVLRPVYAGVDERTLVQVVGRGHHFGDRRLPIAGILGVVFTVITAILAFLGSMPVPGVLAGTALLLLVIWLILFTRISKPINARLSAAALADEVPADARELQERWESIITLRAFIQGAAVLLLSLVLVFA; this is encoded by the coding sequence GTGGACATCATCATTCCCATCGCCGCCATCCTCGCCATCCTCGGCGTCGCGGTCATCTTCGGGGCCGATGTTCTCGCCGCCGTCGTGCTGCGCCCGGTCTACGCCGGCGTCGATGAGCGCACCCTCGTGCAAGTCGTCGGGCGCGGCCACCACTTCGGCGATCGACGGCTCCCCATCGCCGGAATCCTCGGCGTCGTATTCACCGTCATCACGGCGATTCTCGCCTTCCTCGGGTCGATGCCGGTGCCCGGCGTGCTGGCGGGCACGGCCCTGCTTCTGCTCGTGATCTGGCTCATCCTCTTCACCCGCATCTCGAAGCCGATCAATGCCCGGTTGAGTGCGGCCGCGCTTGCCGACGAGGTGCCGGCCGATGCGCGTGAACTGCAAGAGCGGTGGGAGTCGATCATCACCCTGCGCGCGTTCATCCAGGGCGCGGCCGTGCTGCTGCTCTCGCTGGTGCTCGTCTTCGCGTGA
- a CDS encoding ATP-binding cassette domain-containing protein encodes MASGMSIEVSGLSKQFGPLTAVDDLSFTVQPGRVTGFLGPNGAGKTTTLRVLLGLERASAGTATFGGTPYSALPRPLETVGAALDANFHPGRTARNHLKVYTTAAGLPAARVQSVLEQVGIAEYADRRVGGFSLGMRQRLALAYTLLGDPGVLVLDEPINGLDPEGIKWIRGFLQNLAREGRTVLVSSHLLSEVQQSVDEVVIIAKGRLMKSGPLASLELDSAPRTVADSPDRPALAAALAAAGLEFTEGRSGFIVDEPDPARVGHAAFAGGVELAALHRLKSGLEESFLSLVGGGEAS; translated from the coding sequence ATGGCGAGCGGCATGTCCATCGAGGTCTCGGGGCTCAGCAAGCAGTTCGGCCCGCTGACCGCGGTCGACGACCTGAGTTTCACGGTGCAACCGGGAAGGGTCACCGGGTTCCTCGGCCCGAACGGCGCCGGCAAGACCACGACCCTGCGGGTGCTGCTCGGGCTGGAACGCGCCAGCGCCGGCACCGCGACCTTCGGCGGCACTCCGTACTCGGCCCTGCCGAGGCCCCTCGAGACCGTGGGCGCGGCCCTCGACGCGAACTTCCATCCCGGGCGCACGGCGCGCAATCACCTCAAGGTGTACACGACGGCGGCGGGTCTGCCGGCCGCCCGCGTGCAGTCCGTGCTCGAACAGGTCGGCATCGCCGAGTACGCCGACCGTCGCGTCGGCGGCTTCTCACTCGGCATGCGGCAACGCCTCGCGCTGGCGTACACGCTGCTCGGCGACCCCGGTGTGCTCGTGCTCGATGAGCCGATCAACGGCCTCGACCCCGAGGGCATCAAGTGGATCCGCGGATTCCTGCAGAACCTCGCCCGAGAGGGTCGCACGGTGCTCGTCTCCTCTCACCTGCTCAGCGAGGTGCAGCAGAGCGTCGACGAGGTCGTCATCATCGCGAAGGGCCGGCTCATGAAGAGCGGCCCCCTCGCAAGCCTCGAACTCGATTCGGCACCGCGCACGGTCGCCGACTCTCCCGACCGGCCGGCCCTCGCCGCCGCGCTCGCCGCCGCGGGGCTCGAGTTCACCGAGGGCCGCAGCGGCTTCATCGTCGATGAGCCCGACCCGGCCAGGGTGGGCCACGCCGCGTTCGCCGGCGGTGTCGAGTTGGCCGCCCTCCATCGGTTGAAATCGGGCCTCGAAGAATCGTTCCTCTCGCTCGTCGGCGGCGGTGAGGCGTCGTGA
- a CDS encoding uroporphyrinogen-III synthase, translating into MTGAIKLPPSAGKPLAGQRVLVPRGGPWGDAVAAALRARGASPLVAPLINFAPSDDQPALEAALAKLAAGGFDWLTVTSATTVDVLTTYNAVIPETTKVAAVGETTAAALAAAGYQADIVPAEENSARGMLEEWEAATHGASGLSVLALRSAIAKQVLSIGLERMGHHVEAVVAYRTIGVPVSKKVAEDVRAGRVNVVLVTSGSVAEQVQEQLGPIPESILVAAIGPQTKRDAARAGLRVDVVARERTSESLIDALVVAARSKA; encoded by the coding sequence ATGACGGGTGCGATCAAGCTGCCTCCGTCTGCGGGCAAGCCGCTCGCCGGCCAGCGGGTGCTCGTGCCTCGCGGCGGGCCCTGGGGTGACGCGGTCGCCGCAGCCCTTCGCGCCCGCGGCGCTTCGCCCCTGGTCGCCCCCCTGATCAACTTCGCACCGAGCGACGACCAGCCCGCCCTCGAGGCGGCGCTCGCGAAGCTCGCCGCAGGCGGTTTCGACTGGCTCACCGTGACGAGCGCGACGACCGTCGACGTGCTCACGACCTACAACGCCGTCATCCCCGAGACCACGAAGGTCGCCGCGGTCGGCGAAACCACCGCGGCCGCGCTCGCCGCCGCGGGGTACCAGGCCGACATCGTGCCGGCCGAAGAGAACTCGGCCCGCGGCATGCTCGAGGAGTGGGAGGCCGCGACCCACGGTGCTTCCGGACTCTCGGTGCTCGCCCTGCGGTCGGCGATCGCCAAGCAGGTGCTCTCGATCGGTCTCGAGCGCATGGGCCATCACGTCGAGGCCGTCGTGGCGTATCGCACGATCGGAGTTCCGGTCTCCAAGAAGGTCGCCGAAGACGTGCGCGCAGGCCGCGTCAACGTGGTGCTCGTGACCTCGGGCAGCGTCGCCGAGCAGGTGCAGGAGCAGCTCGGACCCATCCCAGAGTCGATCCTCGTTGCCGCGATCGGTCCGCAGACGAAGCGGGATGCCGCGCGGGCCGGCCTTCGGGTCGACGTCGTCGCGCGCGAGCGCACCTCCGAGTCGCTCATCGACGCGCTGGTCGTCGCCGCGAGGTCCAAGGCCTGA
- the hemL gene encoding glutamate-1-semialdehyde 2,1-aminomutase, translated as MDQQRRHGVTAPTNDELFARAQAAIPGGVNSPVRAFGSVGGTPRFLVSARGPYVTDAEGREYVDLVAGWGPAILGHADPRVIEAVTDAAARGLSFGASTPVETELAELVEQRVGPVEKLRLVSTGTEATMSAIRLARGFTGRDLLVKFAGHYHGHSDGLLAEAGSGLATFALPGSAGVPAGIAALTLVVPYNDLDAIRAVFAEHGDRIAAVITEAAAANMGVVPPAAGFNRAVVDLARAHGALVISDEVLTGFRVSAAGWWGLEDGTDTAYTPDLMTFGKVIGGGMPVAALGGRAEVMEQLAPLGPVYQAGTLSGNPVAVAAGVATLSAADASVYRALDAAAETISDAVSAALDAEGVAHRVQHAGNLFSFVFGEEAAAAPVRDYATVQRQESWRYAPFFHAMLDAGVSLPPSVYEAWFVTAAHDDAAIARVFDALPAAARAAASARPV; from the coding sequence ATGGATCAACAACGGAGACACGGAGTGACCGCGCCCACGAACGACGAGCTCTTCGCCCGGGCACAGGCCGCGATACCGGGCGGGGTGAACTCGCCCGTGCGCGCGTTCGGCTCGGTCGGCGGCACGCCCCGCTTCCTGGTCAGCGCCCGCGGCCCGTATGTCACCGACGCCGAAGGGCGCGAGTACGTCGACCTCGTCGCGGGGTGGGGCCCGGCGATCCTCGGCCATGCCGACCCCAGGGTCATCGAGGCGGTGACGGATGCCGCGGCGCGCGGCCTCTCGTTCGGCGCCTCGACTCCCGTCGAGACCGAACTCGCCGAGCTCGTCGAGCAGCGCGTCGGCCCGGTCGAGAAGCTGCGCCTCGTCTCCACCGGCACCGAGGCGACGATGAGCGCCATCCGGCTCGCGCGCGGATTCACGGGCCGCGACCTGCTCGTGAAGTTCGCCGGGCACTACCACGGCCACTCCGACGGCCTCCTCGCCGAAGCCGGCTCCGGTCTTGCGACCTTCGCCCTGCCCGGCTCCGCAGGGGTGCCGGCCGGTATCGCGGCGCTCACGCTCGTGGTGCCGTACAACGATCTCGACGCAATCCGCGCAGTCTTCGCGGAGCACGGCGACCGCATCGCAGCCGTCATCACCGAGGCGGCCGCCGCGAACATGGGTGTCGTGCCGCCGGCCGCCGGGTTCAATCGCGCCGTCGTCGACCTCGCCCGCGCGCACGGCGCCCTCGTCATCTCCGACGAGGTGCTCACGGGCTTCCGCGTCTCCGCCGCCGGGTGGTGGGGCCTCGAAGACGGCACCGACACGGCATACACGCCCGACCTGATGACCTTCGGCAAGGTCATCGGCGGCGGCATGCCGGTCGCCGCCCTCGGCGGTCGGGCAGAGGTCATGGAGCAGCTCGCCCCGCTCGGACCCGTGTACCAGGCCGGCACGCTCTCGGGCAATCCGGTCGCGGTCGCCGCCGGCGTCGCCACACTGAGCGCAGCGGATGCCTCGGTGTACCGCGCGCTCGACGCCGCCGCCGAGACGATCAGCGACGCGGTCTCGGCCGCGCTCGACGCCGAGGGGGTCGCGCACCGCGTGCAGCACGCAGGCAACCTCTTCAGCTTCGTGTTCGGCGAGGAGGCCGCGGCTGCCCCGGTGCGGGACTACGCGACCGTGCAACGCCAGGAGTCGTGGCGGTACGCCCCGTTCTTCCACGCGATGCTCGACGCCGGCGTCTCACTCCCGCCGAGCGTCTACGAGGCGTGGTTCGTCACCGCGGCACATGACGATGCGGCGATCGCCCGGGTGTTCGATGCGCTCCCGGCGGCGGCGCGAGCCGCGGCATCCGCTCGACCGGTGTGA
- a CDS encoding winged helix DNA-binding domain-containing protein, with protein sequence MDLAALRRLRLRVQGLRRPFDASAPEVVRRFVAVQAQEFLPAQWGLAARVPEDGRPDAASVAAALDRGDILRTHVLRPTWHFLHPADARWVMELSAERVHRANGTMYRRTGVEGETATRALDLVAGSVAGGHRTRAELSSALEAGGLPFAGLAFGYVLMLAELERVAISGASVGRQRTYAAFDERVPAAAVRPRDEALAELAARFIRSRGPVSARDFSVWSGFTLRDARKAFTDAAEPAGAHGSRIEQVDVDGEPHLLDAEVADAASARSNDGEPDAAGPRGTVDLLQAYDEYIMGYAAPRAYLQPPGRADPVQPEFPLHAMMVDGVMCGRWAPVVQAKRATVRIVPWRSFSRAEERSLAASVTQVERFLGVPVTVECEAPTA encoded by the coding sequence ATGGACCTCGCGGCGCTGCGGCGGCTTCGGCTCCGGGTGCAGGGGCTGCGGCGTCCGTTCGACGCCTCAGCGCCCGAGGTCGTTCGCCGGTTCGTCGCCGTGCAGGCGCAGGAGTTCCTCCCCGCGCAGTGGGGTCTTGCCGCCCGGGTGCCCGAAGACGGCCGACCGGATGCCGCGTCCGTCGCGGCAGCGCTCGACCGGGGTGACATCCTGCGAACGCATGTGCTGCGCCCGACGTGGCACTTCCTGCACCCGGCGGACGCCCGCTGGGTCATGGAACTCTCGGCGGAGCGTGTGCACCGCGCGAACGGCACGATGTACCGGCGCACCGGCGTCGAGGGCGAGACGGCGACTCGCGCGCTCGACCTCGTCGCCGGCTCGGTCGCCGGCGGGCATCGCACGCGCGCCGAACTCTCGTCGGCCCTGGAGGCGGGCGGTCTGCCGTTCGCGGGGCTCGCGTTCGGATACGTGCTCATGCTCGCCGAGCTCGAACGAGTCGCGATCAGTGGGGCGAGCGTCGGCAGGCAGCGTACCTACGCCGCGTTCGACGAGCGCGTACCGGCGGCGGCGGTTCGCCCACGTGACGAGGCACTCGCCGAACTCGCCGCCCGGTTCATCCGTTCGCGAGGGCCGGTGAGCGCGCGCGACTTCTCGGTCTGGTCGGGATTCACGCTCCGCGATGCCAGAAAGGCGTTCACGGATGCCGCCGAGCCGGCCGGCGCGCACGGCAGCCGAATCGAGCAGGTCGACGTCGACGGCGAACCGCACCTGCTCGACGCAGAGGTCGCGGATGCGGCATCCGCTCGCTCGAATGACGGTGAGCCGGATGCCGCGGGCCCGCGTGGCACCGTCGACCTGCTGCAGGCGTACGACGAGTACATCATGGGCTACGCGGCGCCGCGCGCCTACCTGCAGCCACCCGGGCGTGCCGACCCCGTGCAGCCCGAGTTCCCGCTGCACGCGATGATGGTCGACGGGGTCATGTGCGGGCGGTGGGCCCCGGTGGTGCAGGCGAAGCGCGCCACCGTGCGGATCGTGCCGTGGCGATCGTTCTCCCGCGCCGAGGAGCGTTCGCTCGCGGCATCCGTCACCCAGGTGGAGCGGTTCCTCGGCGTGCCGGTCACGGTCGAATGCGAGGCTCCGACCGCCTGA
- the hemB gene encoding porphobilinogen synthase, giving the protein MSSTPVPRIRPRRLRETPSLRRLVSETRLHPAELVLPIFVREGVTAPVPIGSMPGVVQHSIGSLPQAISDAAAAGVGGVMLFGVPEVRDAQGTGATDPDGILNAATKVAAEASAGRLVVQTDLCLDEFTDHGHCGVLDERGHVDNDATLERYTAMALAQAGAGSELLGLSGMMDGQVAAVREALDGAGHHDTAILAYSAKYASAFYGPFRDAVESTLEGDRRSYQLDPGNRREGLREAMIDIDEGADVVMVKPAGSYLDVLADVAAASDVPVWAYQVSGEYAMIEAAAAHGWIDRKRAVIESVRGIRRAGADAVLTYWAVELAEWINNGDTE; this is encoded by the coding sequence GTGAGTTCCACCCCCGTTCCCCGCATCCGCCCGCGCCGTCTGCGTGAGACGCCGTCGCTCCGCCGCCTCGTCTCCGAGACCCGGCTGCACCCCGCCGAACTCGTGCTCCCGATCTTCGTGCGAGAGGGCGTGACCGCCCCGGTGCCGATCGGCTCGATGCCGGGAGTCGTGCAGCACTCCATCGGCTCCCTGCCTCAGGCGATATCGGATGCCGCGGCCGCGGGCGTCGGCGGCGTGATGCTGTTCGGCGTGCCCGAGGTGCGCGATGCGCAGGGCACCGGTGCGACCGACCCCGACGGCATACTGAACGCCGCGACGAAGGTCGCCGCCGAGGCATCCGCGGGTCGTCTCGTCGTGCAGACCGACCTGTGCCTCGACGAGTTCACCGACCACGGGCACTGCGGCGTGCTCGATGAGCGCGGTCACGTCGACAATGACGCGACGCTCGAACGGTACACGGCGATGGCGCTCGCGCAGGCCGGCGCCGGCTCCGAACTGCTCGGACTCTCGGGCATGATGGACGGCCAGGTCGCCGCGGTGCGGGAGGCCCTCGACGGCGCCGGTCACCACGACACGGCGATCCTCGCCTACTCGGCGAAGTACGCGAGCGCGTTCTACGGGCCCTTCCGCGACGCGGTCGAGTCGACGCTCGAGGGCGATCGACGCTCCTATCAGCTCGACCCCGGCAACCGTCGTGAGGGGTTGCGCGAGGCGATGATCGACATCGACGAGGGCGCCGACGTCGTGATGGTCAAACCGGCGGGCAGCTACCTCGACGTGCTCGCCGACGTCGCCGCGGCATCCGACGTACCGGTCTGGGCGTATCAGGTCTCGGGGGAGTACGCGATGATCGAGGCCGCCGCCGCGCACGGCTGGATCGACCGCAAGCGCGCCGTCATCGAGTCGGTGCGGGGCATCCGCCGTGCCGGTGCCGACGCGGTGCTCACCTACTGGGCCGTCGAACTGGCGGAATGGATCAACAACGGAGACACGGAGTGA
- a CDS encoding ABC transporter permease encodes MNLARGIGSEFQKVFTTRMWWLIAILLGVYVALMAGGFGAFLGWATENPDAAASAGGTTALPPGMNLAPLLYSFATSIGYVFPVLLGALAVTGEFRHKTLTPTFLAEPHRTVVLSAKFVSQLAVGAGLGVIAFAVSVGSGAAALAGWGLDTGLDSSDTWALIGRGVLAMALWGAIGVGLGVLVTNQVAAIVIVIAFTQFVEPILRLVASLSDVTASIGRFLPGAASDALVGASFYNIAAMGSSETLEWWQGGLVLFGIAVAATAIGGATTWRRDVA; translated from the coding sequence GTGAACCTCGCACGCGGCATCGGCTCGGAGTTCCAGAAGGTCTTCACCACCCGCATGTGGTGGCTCATCGCCATCCTCCTCGGCGTGTACGTCGCCCTCATGGCCGGCGGGTTCGGCGCGTTCCTGGGCTGGGCCACCGAGAATCCGGATGCTGCGGCATCCGCCGGCGGCACCACGGCGCTGCCCCCGGGCATGAACCTCGCGCCGCTGCTCTACAGTTTCGCCACCTCGATCGGCTACGTCTTCCCGGTGCTGCTCGGTGCGCTCGCGGTGACCGGCGAGTTCCGGCACAAGACCCTCACCCCGACCTTCCTCGCCGAACCGCACCGCACCGTCGTGCTCTCGGCGAAGTTCGTCTCGCAGCTCGCGGTCGGAGCCGGGCTCGGGGTCATCGCGTTCGCCGTCTCGGTGGGCTCGGGCGCCGCGGCCCTCGCCGGTTGGGGACTCGACACCGGGCTCGACTCGAGCGACACCTGGGCGCTGATCGGCCGCGGGGTGCTCGCCATGGCGCTGTGGGGTGCGATCGGCGTCGGCCTCGGAGTGCTCGTGACGAACCAGGTCGCGGCGATCGTCATCGTCATCGCGTTCACGCAGTTCGTCGAGCCGATCCTGCGGCTCGTCGCCTCGCTGAGCGACGTGACGGCCTCGATCGGCCGATTCCTGCCGGGTGCGGCGAGCGACGCGCTCGTCGGCGCATCCTTCTACAACATCGCCGCGATGGGGTCGAGCGAGACCCTCGAGTGGTGGCAGGGCGGGCTCGTGCTGTTCGGCATCGCGGTTGCCGCAACCGCGATCGGCGGGGCGACGACCTGGCGGCGAGACGTGGCGTAG
- a CDS encoding ferrochelatase → MAKNESARYDAILLSSFGGPEGQDDVIPFLRNVTAGRGIPDERLEEVAHHYRHFGGVSPINEQNRQLKAALEAELAARGIELPVYWGNRNWAPYFGDVVREAEADGRTELLGLVTSAYTSYSGVDQYREDFEKATAGTAVAIDRVREYFDHPGFVQPFIEGVTDAAASLTSEGIAPERIHVLFVTHSIPTSAADASGPAFGSGGAYVAQHLAVASVVGEAAAPASPWSLVYQSRSGDPRTPWLEPDINDAIGELAAGGLTDAIVIVPFGFVSDHMEVMWDLDNEAVETAGEHGLQVRRVPTPGVHPAYVSGLVDLVLERVNDVPDAERPHLTELGPWPDHPRIAGGAVVDSASAQEATPQ, encoded by the coding sequence GTGGCCAAGAACGAATCTGCCCGGTACGACGCGATCCTGCTCTCGTCGTTCGGCGGCCCCGAGGGCCAAGACGACGTCATCCCCTTCCTCCGCAACGTCACGGCCGGTCGCGGCATCCCCGACGAACGGCTCGAAGAGGTCGCCCACCACTACCGCCACTTCGGCGGGGTGAGTCCCATCAACGAGCAGAACCGGCAGCTGAAGGCCGCGCTCGAGGCCGAGCTCGCGGCGCGCGGCATCGAACTGCCGGTCTACTGGGGCAACCGCAACTGGGCGCCGTACTTCGGCGACGTCGTGCGCGAGGCAGAGGCCGACGGCCGCACCGAGCTGCTCGGCCTCGTCACGAGCGCCTACACGAGCTACTCGGGCGTCGACCAGTACCGCGAGGACTTCGAGAAGGCGACCGCAGGCACCGCCGTCGCCATCGACCGCGTGCGCGAGTACTTCGATCACCCCGGCTTCGTGCAGCCCTTCATCGAGGGCGTGACGGATGCCGCGGCGTCACTGACGTCCGAAGGCATCGCGCCCGAGCGCATTCACGTGCTCTTCGTCACACACTCCATCCCCACGAGCGCAGCGGATGCCTCTGGACCGGCGTTCGGCTCGGGCGGCGCGTACGTGGCGCAGCACCTGGCCGTGGCATCCGTCGTCGGTGAAGCCGCTGCACCGGCATCGCCGTGGTCGCTCGTCTACCAGTCGCGTTCGGGCGACCCGCGCACGCCGTGGCTCGAACCCGACATCAACGACGCGATCGGCGAGCTCGCCGCAGGGGGCCTCACCGACGCGATCGTCATCGTGCCGTTCGGTTTCGTCAGCGATCACATGGAGGTCATGTGGGATCTCGACAACGAGGCGGTCGAGACCGCAGGTGAGCACGGGCTGCAGGTGCGGCGCGTGCCGACCCCCGGTGTGCACCCCGCGTACGTCTCGGGCCTCGTCGACCTCGTGCTCGAGCGCGTGAACGACGTGCCAGACGCAGAACGACCGCACCTCACCGAACTCGGCCCGTGGCCCGATCACCCGCGCATCGCCGGGGGAGCGGTCGTCGACTCCGCGAGCGCGCAGGAGGCGACTCCGCAATGA
- a CDS encoding DUF1304 domain-containing protein has protein sequence MAVIASIFVAIAALLHGWIFLMESVWWTRPETWKRFGVADQAAADTTRPMAYNQGFYNLFLGIGAGLGLVLYWVSATAAGTTLVLFTTACMVLAAAVLTTTGRGHLRAALIQGTLPLIGFVLFLFA, from the coding sequence ATGGCCGTGATCGCCAGCATCTTCGTCGCCATCGCCGCGCTGCTGCACGGCTGGATCTTCCTGATGGAGAGCGTGTGGTGGACGCGCCCGGAGACGTGGAAGCGCTTCGGCGTCGCCGACCAGGCGGCGGCCGACACGACCCGGCCCATGGCCTACAACCAGGGCTTCTACAACCTGTTCCTCGGCATCGGCGCAGGCCTCGGGCTCGTGTTGTACTGGGTCAGTGCGACGGCCGCGGGCACCACGCTCGTGCTGTTCACGACGGCGTGCATGGTACTCGCGGCGGCGGTCCTGACCACCACCGGGCGGGGTCACCTCCGGGCGGCGCTCATCCAGGGCACGCTGCCGCTCATCGGGTTCGTGCTGTTCCTGTTCGCCTGA